Proteins from a single region of Pseudarthrobacter sp. NIBRBAC000502772:
- a CDS encoding DUF3488 and transglutaminase-like domain-containing protein produces the protein MTLAPERNASRGRAATDAPSQVPARTRVGAYPWAMAGAVALSVAGAAISLNGVLRGWAWYLPILTTVVVVCLTIATLRALRAHPLMVAAGGFASLIAILTLTFFRSTGIAGFIPSGATMAEVDRFVRRASETVLAESAPVAPNAGIVMVSCAALGLTVILIDALAVPLGMPAATGLGLLAILVVPATVKPQSVGVWGFTATAAGYLLILACSQWFAPDSRTAADSGRNPGQFRQAMLTGTVALVATLAVPAAIPGFDHGTFPQGSRLNPWGAGTGLNPMITLGNSLRAPAGSGRITYATNAAGPLYLRSVTVDNFDGESWGPDDRDAERRPVAGQLETGHEIVAEEQLRQVTIVNTGTFTSPYLPLPYAPETIRGLNGAWTWDPATLAVKGSNTNTRTQEYIVVSTAPKLTATLLQQSSQAVQGIPADFTRVPGNVPDIVRSTADTVTASSDTPFAKAMAIQKYLRSGEFTYSLQSPVQGGYDGNGLSVLADFLTQKSGYCIHYSSAMAVMARLEGIPSRIAVGYAPGRSTGSTVSVAGQGALPEYEVDARDAHAWPELYFQGLGWVPFEPTPSRGVIPAYATETSTPGSPGSLGNNEDLLPGATAPTPTPSATAAPLPGAGGGAGDLGQLLLPWLLGTAAALGLVLLAASPRLVRMGRRARRLRTEGRAREDVIPLAWAEIRDLGTDYGLPPDSSETARTYSARLRHSSLLGEHGGMDDAAHQAIRSLTSDFERRHYGPPVQDTAGRGRTGAIAPRIAAVQQSLRANASLPRRLRADWLPPSVLGRWAWLLAAPFRGLGRLARRTAKAAARSWSRARDGLFRPRGSQ, from the coding sequence GTGACACTGGCACCGGAACGCAACGCGTCGCGCGGGCGGGCAGCCACAGATGCCCCGAGCCAGGTTCCGGCACGGACGCGGGTCGGGGCGTACCCCTGGGCCATGGCCGGCGCAGTCGCCCTGTCCGTGGCTGGCGCCGCGATTTCCCTCAACGGTGTCCTGCGGGGTTGGGCCTGGTACTTGCCCATCCTGACCACGGTGGTGGTGGTCTGCCTGACCATCGCCACGCTCCGCGCGCTGCGGGCCCATCCTCTCATGGTGGCTGCCGGCGGCTTTGCCTCCCTGATCGCGATCCTCACCCTGACGTTTTTCCGAAGCACGGGCATTGCCGGTTTCATCCCGTCCGGGGCAACCATGGCTGAAGTGGACAGGTTCGTCCGCCGGGCGAGCGAGACGGTCCTTGCGGAAAGTGCCCCGGTGGCTCCGAACGCCGGAATCGTTATGGTCAGCTGCGCAGCCCTGGGCCTGACAGTCATCCTCATCGATGCGCTGGCCGTGCCGCTTGGCATGCCGGCAGCAACCGGCCTGGGCCTGCTGGCCATCCTGGTAGTCCCCGCCACCGTGAAGCCCCAGAGCGTGGGGGTTTGGGGCTTCACAGCCACGGCGGCCGGGTACCTCCTCATCCTCGCGTGCAGCCAGTGGTTTGCACCGGATTCCCGCACTGCGGCCGACAGCGGCCGGAATCCCGGCCAGTTCCGGCAGGCCATGCTGACCGGGACCGTGGCCCTGGTGGCAACACTGGCAGTGCCGGCGGCCATCCCCGGATTCGACCACGGCACGTTTCCGCAGGGCTCCCGGCTGAACCCGTGGGGCGCCGGGACCGGCTTGAACCCCATGATTACCTTGGGAAACAGCCTGCGGGCACCGGCCGGAAGCGGGCGGATCACCTATGCCACCAACGCGGCCGGGCCGCTGTATCTGCGGTCCGTCACTGTTGACAATTTCGACGGCGAGTCGTGGGGACCCGATGACCGCGACGCGGAGCGCCGCCCCGTGGCCGGACAGCTTGAGACGGGCCACGAGATCGTCGCCGAGGAGCAGCTCCGCCAGGTGACTATCGTGAATACGGGCACGTTCACGAGCCCGTACCTGCCGTTGCCGTACGCGCCGGAAACAATCCGCGGGCTCAATGGCGCCTGGACATGGGACCCGGCCACCCTGGCCGTCAAGGGTTCCAACACCAACACGCGGACACAGGAATACATTGTGGTGTCCACGGCGCCTAAGCTCACGGCCACCCTCCTTCAACAGTCGTCGCAGGCCGTGCAGGGAATTCCTGCCGACTTCACCAGGGTTCCCGGCAACGTCCCGGACATCGTCCGCAGCACGGCGGACACGGTGACAGCTTCGAGTGACACACCCTTCGCCAAGGCCATGGCCATCCAGAAATACCTTCGCTCAGGGGAGTTCACCTACTCGCTCCAGTCACCTGTCCAGGGCGGCTACGACGGTAACGGGCTCTCGGTGCTGGCCGATTTCCTGACCCAGAAGAGCGGATACTGCATCCACTACTCGTCCGCGATGGCCGTGATGGCCCGGCTGGAAGGTATCCCGAGCCGGATCGCGGTTGGTTACGCGCCGGGCCGAAGCACTGGTTCCACGGTTTCAGTGGCCGGGCAAGGTGCGCTGCCGGAGTATGAGGTGGACGCCCGGGACGCCCACGCCTGGCCCGAGCTCTACTTCCAGGGATTGGGGTGGGTGCCCTTCGAACCCACGCCGTCACGTGGTGTTATACCCGCGTACGCCACGGAAACCAGCACACCCGGCAGCCCCGGTTCGCTGGGTAATAACGAGGACCTCCTTCCCGGCGCAACCGCCCCGACCCCCACACCAAGCGCCACGGCCGCGCCCCTCCCGGGTGCCGGTGGCGGCGCGGGGGACCTCGGGCAGCTGCTCCTGCCATGGCTGCTGGGGACGGCCGCCGCACTGGGCCTGGTCCTCCTGGCAGCCTCGCCGCGGCTGGTGAGGATGGGCCGGCGTGCCCGGCGGCTCCGCACCGAGGGCCGGGCGCGGGAGGACGTGATTCCGCTGGCGTGGGCCGAAATCCGTGATCTCGGAACCGACTACGGACTGCCACCGGACTCCAGCGAAACAGCCCGGACGTATTCCGCACGGCTCCGCCATTCATCGCTGCTCGGCGAACATGGCGGCATGGACGACGCCGCGCACCAAGCCATCCGCAGCCTCACCTCCGACTTCGAACGCCGGCACTACGGCCCGCCTGTCCAGGACACAGCCGGCCGCGGAAGGACAGGGGCCATTGCCCCACGCATCGCGGCGGTACAGCAGTCCTTGCGTGCCAACGCCTCTCTCCCTCGACGCCTCCGTGCCGACTGGCTCCCGCCGTCGGTTCTGGGCCGGTGGGCCTGGCTCCTGGCTGCCCCGTTCAGAGGGCTCGGCAGGCTGGCGCGACGGACGGCAAAAGCCGCCGCACGCTCCTGGTCGAGGGCGCGCGACGGCTTGTTCCGGCCGCGTGGTAGCCAATAG
- the rsmA gene encoding 16S rRNA (adenine(1518)-N(6)/adenine(1519)-N(6))-dimethyltransferase RsmA — translation MTEPTAAAPAPLFGASDIRRLAEEIGIRPTKTLGQNFVIDGNTIRRIVSVANIGPTETVLEVGPGLGSLTLGLLDAAQTVVAVEIDPVLAAKLPETVKAWRPEAAGAFHLVQADAMKVTSLPVEPTAIVANLPYNVAVPVVLHLLQHFPSLQHGLVMVQDEVADRLAAGPGSKTYGVPSVKAAWYSSMRKAGVIGMNVFWPAPKIQSGLVAFTRREPPETTATREQVFAVIDAAFAQRRKTLRAALAGWAGGAAEAERCLIAAGVAPSARGEVIDIHAFARIAEAREAGS, via the coding sequence GTGACTGAACCGACTGCCGCCGCGCCCGCACCCCTCTTCGGTGCTTCCGACATACGCCGGCTGGCGGAAGAAATCGGTATCCGGCCCACCAAGACACTGGGACAGAACTTCGTCATCGATGGCAACACCATCCGCCGGATCGTCTCCGTTGCCAACATTGGGCCAACCGAGACGGTGCTGGAAGTCGGGCCCGGCCTTGGTTCCCTCACGCTGGGCCTGCTGGATGCCGCGCAGACGGTGGTCGCCGTCGAAATTGATCCGGTCCTGGCGGCAAAGCTGCCGGAAACCGTGAAAGCATGGCGGCCGGAGGCGGCGGGCGCTTTCCACCTGGTCCAGGCGGACGCCATGAAGGTCACATCGCTTCCCGTTGAGCCCACCGCCATTGTGGCGAACCTGCCCTACAACGTGGCGGTGCCGGTGGTCCTGCACCTGCTCCAGCATTTCCCCAGCCTGCAGCACGGTCTGGTGATGGTCCAGGACGAGGTGGCTGACCGGCTGGCCGCAGGGCCAGGATCAAAGACCTACGGGGTGCCCTCGGTCAAGGCGGCCTGGTACAGCAGCATGCGCAAGGCCGGGGTGATCGGCATGAACGTCTTCTGGCCTGCGCCGAAGATCCAATCCGGGCTCGTGGCCTTCACCCGGCGGGAACCGCCTGAAACAACCGCCACCCGTGAGCAGGTGTTCGCCGTGATCGACGCTGCCTTCGCCCAGCGCCGGAAGACGCTGAGGGCCGCCCTGGCTGGCTGGGCCGGCGGCGCAGCCGAGGCCGAGCGCTGCCTCATCGCCGCAGGAGTGGCCCCATCGGCCCGGGGCGAAGTCATCGACATCCACGCCTTTGCACGGATTGCCGAAGCCCGCGAGGCCGGGTCGTGA
- the rsmI gene encoding 16S rRNA (cytidine(1402)-2'-O)-methyltransferase, with translation MDPNPSTFADSRPAEPFDAAGEEPETEVHVAADPAAAAPVATGPGRIVLAATPIGNTGDASARLIELLGTADIVAAEDTRRLHRLVQNLGVTVAGRVISYHEHNEATKTAELLEHVRSGKTLVMVTDAGMPSVSDPGFRLVEGAVAAGLTVTAVPGPSAVLTALALSGLPTDRFCFEGFLPRKAGERASRLADLSAERRTMVFFEAPHRLESMLRALRERFGAERRIAVCRELTKTYEEVIRGTVGELLLWAEGNEVRGEIAVVLGGAPEQAPGTPEDHVAAVNELVAQGIRLKEAVAAVAEDVRVSKRELYSAVLAAR, from the coding sequence GTGGACCCTAACCCCAGCACCTTCGCCGATTCCCGCCCCGCAGAACCTTTCGATGCCGCCGGGGAGGAGCCAGAGACAGAGGTTCACGTGGCAGCGGACCCGGCTGCAGCGGCACCGGTCGCCACGGGGCCGGGCCGGATTGTACTGGCGGCAACGCCCATCGGGAATACGGGAGACGCGTCGGCCCGCCTGATCGAGCTCCTGGGGACGGCGGACATCGTGGCCGCCGAAGACACCAGGCGCCTGCACCGCCTTGTCCAGAACCTCGGAGTCACCGTCGCCGGGCGGGTCATCAGCTACCACGAGCACAACGAGGCCACCAAGACCGCGGAACTGCTGGAGCACGTCCGGTCCGGCAAAACCCTGGTCATGGTCACAGACGCCGGCATGCCTTCGGTCTCGGACCCGGGGTTCAGGCTGGTGGAAGGCGCTGTGGCAGCCGGACTTACCGTGACCGCCGTCCCTGGCCCGTCCGCGGTACTGACCGCCCTGGCGCTGTCCGGTCTACCCACCGACCGCTTCTGTTTTGAGGGATTCCTGCCCCGGAAGGCCGGCGAACGGGCGTCGCGGTTGGCGGACCTTTCGGCCGAACGCCGGACCATGGTGTTTTTTGAGGCCCCGCACCGGCTGGAATCGATGCTGCGGGCCCTGCGCGAGCGTTTCGGTGCCGAGCGGCGGATCGCCGTCTGCCGGGAACTGACCAAGACCTACGAGGAAGTCATCCGCGGGACGGTCGGGGAACTGTTGCTGTGGGCCGAAGGCAACGAGGTGCGCGGCGAGATTGCCGTGGTGCTGGGCGGCGCCCCTGAGCAGGCGCCGGGCACCCCCGAGGACCACGTGGCGGCCGTCAACGAGCTGGTGGCCCAGGGAATCCGGCTCAAGGAAGCCGTGGCCGCCGTAGCCGAGGACGTCCGCGTCAGCAAGCGGGAGCTGTACTCGGCGGTCCTCGCGGCACGCTGA
- a CDS encoding NAD-dependent succinate-semialdehyde dehydrogenase gives MTVTAQPAVTVEREIALLASVPTGLLINGEWRPAASGKTFDVEDPATGKVLLSIADAGAEDGKAALDAAAAAQESWAKVPARERGEILRRAFEMVTARAEDFALLMTMEMGKPLAEARGEVTYGAEFLRWFSEEAVRAFGRYSVSPDGKSRLLVTKKPVGPCLLITPWNFPLAMATRKIAPAVAAGCTMVLKSANLTPLTSQLFAAVMQEAGLPAGVLNVIPTSTAGATTGPLIKDQRLRKLSFTGSTEVGRRLLADASETVLRTSMELGGNAPFVVFEDADLDAAVAGAMLAKLRNMGEACTAANRFIVHESVADEFAEKFAAKMADMTTARGTEPESKVGPLIDAKSRDKVHELVSDAVASGARAVLGGAPAEGPGYFYPPTILTGVTEGTRILSEEIFGPVAPIITFKTEDEAIRLANNTEYGLVAYVFTRDLNRGIRMGERLETGMLGLNAGVISNAAAPFGGVKQSGLGREGGLEGIEEYLYTQYIGIADPYAG, from the coding sequence GTGACTGTCACCGCACAGCCAGCTGTTACCGTGGAGCGCGAAATCGCACTGCTGGCCTCTGTTCCCACCGGATTGCTGATCAACGGCGAATGGCGCCCGGCGGCGTCAGGCAAGACGTTCGACGTCGAGGACCCCGCCACGGGCAAGGTGCTCCTTAGCATCGCTGACGCCGGCGCCGAAGACGGCAAAGCTGCTTTGGACGCGGCGGCCGCAGCGCAGGAATCGTGGGCGAAGGTCCCGGCCCGTGAACGCGGCGAAATCCTCCGCCGTGCCTTTGAGATGGTTACGGCGCGTGCCGAGGACTTCGCGCTGCTGATGACCATGGAAATGGGCAAACCGCTGGCCGAGGCCCGCGGCGAGGTCACCTACGGCGCCGAGTTCCTGCGCTGGTTCTCCGAGGAAGCCGTCCGCGCGTTCGGCCGCTACTCGGTCTCGCCCGATGGCAAGTCCCGCCTGCTGGTGACCAAGAAGCCGGTGGGCCCGTGCCTGCTGATCACGCCGTGGAACTTCCCGCTGGCCATGGCCACGCGCAAGATCGCCCCTGCTGTCGCGGCCGGCTGCACCATGGTGCTGAAGTCCGCCAACCTCACGCCGCTGACCTCGCAGCTGTTCGCCGCCGTCATGCAGGAGGCGGGCCTGCCGGCCGGAGTCCTGAACGTCATCCCTACGTCCACGGCAGGCGCCACCACCGGACCGCTGATCAAGGACCAGCGCCTGCGCAAACTCTCGTTTACGGGCTCGACGGAGGTGGGCCGGCGCCTGCTCGCCGACGCGTCCGAGACGGTGCTGCGGACCTCCATGGAACTCGGTGGCAACGCCCCGTTCGTGGTGTTCGAGGACGCGGACCTGGACGCCGCCGTCGCCGGTGCCATGCTGGCGAAGCTACGGAACATGGGCGAGGCCTGCACCGCGGCCAACCGGTTCATCGTTCACGAGTCTGTTGCTGACGAGTTCGCGGAAAAGTTCGCGGCGAAGATGGCGGACATGACCACGGCCCGGGGTACGGAACCGGAGTCCAAGGTCGGCCCGCTGATTGATGCCAAGAGCCGGGACAAGGTCCACGAGCTGGTGTCCGACGCCGTGGCCTCCGGCGCCAGGGCAGTCCTGGGCGGCGCCCCGGCCGAAGGCCCGGGCTACTTCTACCCGCCCACCATCCTCACCGGCGTCACCGAAGGCACCCGGATCCTGTCCGAGGAAATCTTCGGCCCCGTTGCGCCGATCATCACCTTCAAAACGGAGGACGAAGCGATCCGCCTGGCCAACAACACCGAGTACGGGCTGGTGGCGTACGTCTTCACCCGCGACCTGAACCGCGGCATCCGGATGGGCGAACGGCTCGAGACCGGCATGCTCGGCCTGAACGCCGGCGTCATCTCCAATGCCGCCGCACCGTTCGGCGGCGTCAAGCAGTCCGGGCTGGGACGTGAAGGCGGCCTCGAAGGCATCGAGGAATACCTTTACACGCAGTACATCGGCATCGCCGACCCCTACGCCGGCTGA
- a CDS encoding resuscitation-promoting factor, which yields MDLKLRAIVVKLFTTDGKFSFIKVGTQLVVLCALVLGLVAFVGNNKTVTLNVDGKVTSVQSFGGTVGQVVKSANVELKPADRVSPSADAKVENGTVINVNMAKAVKVSLDGSEKTINTTAPDVAGLVTELGVASSSSVSVPKDAQLAVAGSFVSISTPKTVSIVADGKASTATTTAGTVAQVLEDAGITLGVDDRTSQPGNAHVVNNMVVKVSRVDTSQTAATTEDVAFDSMTTESAELLKGEKEVTQAGVAGKVEKSFKLVMVDGREASRTLVSETVSVQPVTEKVTVGTKAKPAAAGTNTGASAPAMMNEAMWDKIAQCESTGNWSINSGNGYYGGLQFDIQTWIGSGGGAYAPNASLATKAQQIDIANRVYAQRGLQPWGCGWAATS from the coding sequence ATGGATCTAAAGTTACGGGCAATCGTGGTCAAGCTCTTCACAACGGACGGCAAGTTCAGTTTTATCAAGGTGGGCACCCAACTGGTGGTGCTGTGTGCGCTGGTGTTGGGCCTCGTGGCCTTCGTCGGAAATAACAAAACCGTTACCCTCAACGTCGACGGAAAAGTGACTTCGGTCCAGTCCTTCGGCGGCACCGTGGGCCAGGTCGTAAAAAGCGCCAACGTAGAACTGAAGCCGGCTGACCGCGTCTCGCCCTCGGCGGACGCCAAAGTGGAGAACGGCACCGTGATCAACGTCAACATGGCCAAGGCCGTGAAGGTCAGCCTGGACGGTTCCGAAAAGACCATCAACACCACGGCGCCGGATGTTGCGGGCCTCGTCACCGAACTGGGAGTGGCCAGCTCCTCCTCCGTTTCCGTCCCGAAGGACGCCCAGCTCGCCGTGGCCGGATCGTTTGTCTCCATCTCCACACCCAAGACCGTCAGCATCGTTGCCGACGGCAAGGCCTCCACGGCCACCACCACCGCGGGGACCGTCGCCCAGGTGCTGGAGGACGCCGGCATCACCCTCGGCGTCGACGACCGTACTTCCCAGCCGGGCAACGCGCACGTGGTTAACAACATGGTGGTTAAGGTCTCCCGGGTGGATACCAGCCAGACCGCGGCCACCACTGAAGATGTTGCTTTCGACAGCATGACCACTGAGAGCGCTGAGCTTCTCAAGGGCGAGAAAGAGGTCACCCAGGCCGGCGTGGCCGGCAAAGTGGAGAAGAGCTTCAAGCTGGTGATGGTTGACGGCCGTGAAGCCTCGCGGACGCTGGTCTCCGAAACTGTTTCCGTCCAGCCCGTGACGGAAAAAGTCACAGTAGGCACCAAGGCAAAGCCCGCAGCCGCCGGAACGAACACCGGCGCCTCCGCCCCGGCCATGATGAACGAGGCCATGTGGGACAAGATCGCCCAGTGTGAGTCCACCGGAAACTGGTCCATCAACTCGGGCAACGGCTACTACGGCGGCCTCCAGTTCGACATCCAGACCTGGATCGGCTCCGGCGGCGGCGCCTACGCCCCCAACGCCAGCCTCGCCACCAAGGCACAGCAGATCGACATCGCCAACCGCGTGTACGCACAGCGTGGCCTGCAGCCGTGGGGCTGTGGCTGGGCCGCTACAAGCTAG
- a CDS encoding DUF58 domain-containing protein, whose translation MALRDRLPRHLFSQRGWGLLAAGAVCLLSAQIMGRRDLLSLSVLLIVLPLVSLAGIRLLKPRFQVYREFNPSPVETSAATTVRLAVARTGYGGGRAIMEERLPPRFGESPAFHFPARSARGGTSRYEYHLRSTKRGQYLIGPVTAEFTDPFGLSLHRRSIDDGDTLTVTPAAVELPVTGLAGARGNDGITATRTRANPSDDDVMTREYRPGDPMRRVHWAATAHHGALMVRQEESVTTPEATIILDQRFAAFSGGHGSGFGGTAAVDGHEMITSGTFEWAVVAAISICTHLSERNYALRLLDPRGEPAFLRSPSAPEPEAEEFSGVSGLQSIAESLAAIQLSGPHHAARDHGGQDAGPAVFDDHLMDKLSAHRMRGPLIAVLGRISPSEARALAPAAGYGANAFAIIVSERPADSEDSLEALRRGGWRAVAVPTSVPVPDAWTHFDQGGAAPATAAADVRRGAEVGR comes from the coding sequence ATGGCGCTGCGTGACCGACTACCCCGGCACCTGTTCAGCCAGCGTGGCTGGGGGCTCCTGGCCGCCGGCGCCGTCTGCCTGTTGTCTGCGCAGATCATGGGGCGGCGGGATCTGCTGAGCCTGAGTGTCCTGCTCATCGTCCTTCCCCTGGTTTCGCTGGCCGGGATCAGGCTCCTCAAGCCCCGGTTCCAGGTTTACCGCGAGTTCAACCCGTCCCCGGTGGAGACCTCCGCCGCCACCACAGTGCGGCTCGCCGTGGCGCGGACCGGTTACGGGGGCGGCCGGGCGATCATGGAGGAACGGCTGCCGCCACGGTTCGGCGAGTCCCCGGCCTTCCATTTCCCCGCCCGCTCAGCCAGGGGCGGGACCAGCAGGTACGAATACCACTTGCGCTCCACCAAACGCGGACAGTACCTGATCGGCCCGGTAACAGCCGAGTTCACGGATCCGTTCGGGTTGTCCCTGCACCGGCGGTCAATTGACGACGGCGACACACTCACCGTGACGCCCGCCGCCGTCGAGCTTCCCGTGACGGGCCTCGCGGGAGCCCGCGGCAACGACGGCATCACAGCAACCCGTACCCGCGCCAACCCCAGCGACGATGACGTCATGACCCGCGAATACCGCCCGGGCGATCCCATGCGCCGGGTGCACTGGGCGGCCACCGCGCACCACGGCGCCCTGATGGTGCGCCAGGAGGAGTCCGTCACAACGCCGGAGGCCACCATCATCCTGGACCAACGGTTCGCGGCATTTTCCGGCGGGCACGGCTCCGGTTTCGGGGGCACTGCGGCCGTCGACGGCCACGAGATGATCACCAGCGGCACTTTCGAGTGGGCCGTGGTGGCCGCGATCTCCATCTGCACGCACCTGTCGGAGCGGAACTACGCCCTCCGCCTCCTGGACCCCCGCGGCGAACCCGCGTTCCTCCGCTCCCCGTCCGCACCGGAACCGGAAGCGGAAGAGTTCAGCGGAGTGTCCGGGCTCCAGTCGATCGCCGAAAGCCTCGCCGCCATCCAGCTGTCCGGTCCGCACCACGCTGCCCGGGACCACGGTGGCCAGGATGCCGGACCGGCCGTTTTCGACGATCACCTGATGGACAAGCTCTCCGCCCACCGGATGCGGGGGCCCCTTATTGCCGTGCTCGGCAGGATCTCTCCGAGCGAGGCCAGAGCCCTCGCTCCGGCGGCGGGTTATGGCGCGAATGCGTTCGCCATCATCGTTTCCGAGAGGCCCGCCGATTCCGAGGACTCCTTGGAGGCCCTCCGCCGGGGCGGCTGGCGGGCAGTGGCGGTGCCAACCTCGGTTCCGGTCCCGGACGCCTGGACGCACTTCGACCAGGGTGGCGCTGCGCCGGCCACGGCAGCGGCAGACGTACGCCGCGGAGCGGAGGTGGGACGGTGA
- a CDS encoding TatD family hydrolase — protein sequence MCNSLIPAAYRVAGADPADAGRKARQDYPPAPEPLPVPVMDNHTHLDFPDGESPVGIAAALDAAQAVGVQGAVQVGCDLESSRFTVRAVDLDSRLLGAVALHPNDAPDYARRGELEDALAEIEQLAAHPRIRAIGETGLDFFRTEGEGLAHQRYSFRRHIDIAKRLDLTLQIHDRDAHDDVVQVLREEGAPERVVFHCFSGDEALARICNDAGWNMSFAGTLTFKNAANLRAALAVADPDLVLVETDAPFLTPHPHRGRPNASYVVPYTVRAMAELTGTDLAELCTRISENTVRAYGSWD from the coding sequence ATGTGCAATTCGCTGATCCCCGCCGCTTACCGTGTCGCCGGGGCGGACCCTGCAGACGCCGGCCGGAAGGCGCGGCAGGACTATCCGCCGGCGCCGGAGCCGCTGCCGGTCCCCGTGATGGACAACCATACGCACCTGGATTTCCCCGATGGCGAGAGCCCGGTGGGCATCGCCGCGGCGTTGGATGCAGCCCAGGCCGTCGGAGTGCAGGGGGCCGTCCAGGTGGGCTGCGACCTGGAGTCCTCCCGGTTCACGGTCCGCGCCGTTGACCTGGACAGCAGGTTGCTGGGGGCAGTGGCATTGCACCCCAACGACGCCCCGGACTATGCCAGGCGCGGCGAGTTGGAGGATGCGCTGGCGGAGATTGAGCAACTGGCCGCCCACCCCCGGATCCGGGCTATCGGCGAGACCGGCCTTGATTTCTTCCGCACCGAAGGGGAGGGCCTGGCCCACCAGCGCTATTCGTTCCGGCGGCATATCGATATTGCCAAGCGCCTGGACCTGACGCTGCAGATCCATGACCGCGACGCGCACGACGACGTCGTGCAGGTCCTGCGCGAGGAGGGGGCTCCCGAGCGGGTGGTGTTTCATTGCTTCTCGGGTGATGAGGCGCTCGCCAGGATCTGCAATGACGCGGGCTGGAACATGTCCTTTGCCGGCACGCTGACCTTTAAGAATGCGGCTAACCTCCGCGCCGCGCTGGCAGTGGCAGACCCGGACCTGGTGCTGGTGGAAACGGATGCCCCGTTCCTGACTCCGCATCCGCACCGCGGCCGTCCCAACGCCAGTTATGTGGTGCCGTACACCGTCCGCGCCATGGCCGAATTGACAGGAACTGACCTCGCCGAGCTCTGCACCCGGATTAGCGAAAATACCGTGCGGGCGTACGGATCGTGGGACTGA
- a CDS encoding MoxR family ATPase, with translation MDSHRRTAVNEVTPASRNFTPVTEQVGHLNGYKTAAMDADSFHAASQRILASINTVIDGKSDAARLALTVLLAQGHLLLEDVPGVGKTLLAKTLARSIDCTVSRIQFTPDLLPSDVTGVSIYNQASRLFEFRPGAVFANIVIGDEINRASAKTQSALLECMEEHQVTVDGDSYKLDEPFMVVATQNPIEMEGTYPLPEAQRDRFMARISMGYPDKDSEIEMLETHQATSPLANVAAVVTAADVAAMIATVQQVYVSQAVKEYTVSVGRATRESPLLRLGASPRSMLQLLRAAKATAALDGRDFVLPDDVVGVAESVLAHRIILDRKAAGAGETPHSVIRGILSRLPVNQDPVNNPARSSAPPAGLRRNH, from the coding sequence ATGGACTCCCACCGCCGCACCGCCGTCAACGAGGTAACCCCTGCCAGCCGGAACTTCACCCCCGTGACGGAGCAGGTGGGCCATCTCAACGGTTACAAGACAGCAGCCATGGACGCGGACTCATTCCACGCGGCCAGCCAGCGGATCCTGGCCTCGATCAACACCGTCATTGACGGAAAGTCGGATGCGGCCAGGCTCGCCCTGACGGTGTTGCTGGCCCAGGGCCATCTGCTCCTGGAAGACGTGCCAGGTGTGGGCAAGACCCTCCTGGCCAAGACCCTCGCCCGGAGCATTGACTGCACGGTCAGCCGCATTCAGTTCACTCCTGATCTGCTGCCTTCGGACGTGACCGGCGTGTCCATCTATAACCAGGCGTCGCGGCTGTTCGAGTTCCGCCCGGGTGCCGTCTTCGCCAACATTGTTATTGGCGATGAAATCAACCGCGCGTCCGCCAAGACCCAATCCGCCCTCCTGGAGTGTATGGAGGAACACCAGGTGACCGTGGACGGGGACTCGTACAAACTCGACGAACCGTTCATGGTGGTGGCAACCCAGAACCCGATCGAGATGGAAGGCACCTATCCACTCCCCGAGGCCCAGCGCGACCGCTTTATGGCGCGGATTTCCATGGGCTATCCGGACAAGGACTCCGAAATCGAAATGCTGGAGACCCATCAGGCAACCTCCCCGTTGGCCAACGTCGCCGCTGTGGTCACCGCGGCGGACGTCGCAGCCATGATCGCCACGGTGCAACAGGTTTACGTCTCCCAGGCAGTCAAGGAATACACCGTCTCAGTAGGCCGCGCAACGCGCGAAAGCCCCCTGCTCCGGCTGGGCGCCAGCCCACGCTCCATGCTCCAACTGCTCCGGGCCGCGAAGGCCACGGCGGCGCTGGACGGCCGTGATTTTGTGCTGCCAGACGACGTCGTCGGCGTTGCGGAATCCGTACTGGCCCACCGGATCATCCTGGACCGGAAGGCGGCCGGCGCCGGTGAGACCCCGCACAGCGTCATCCGGGGCATCCTCTCCCGGCTCCCCGTGAACCAGGACCCGGTGAACAACCCGGCCCGGTCATCGGCCCCGCCGGCCGGACTACGCCGGAACCACTAG